The Ferviditalea candida nucleotide sequence CCTGCGCGAAAGAAGCCGTACGATGAGCGCCGTCAAAGAAGCATTGGATAACCGGAATTACCTGCCCGCGTATTTGGAATTTAACGATCAGGCGATGGAAGGACGTTACATTCGTTTGCCTGAACGTTCCGAACTGCCGCAGGAAATTGACGAGAAACAAATCGTCGAATTCTACAGCCGTTAATCTTTTTTGAACCTAGATCATAAGGGACTGCCTCGAAAGTCGAATGACTTGGTGGCAGTCCCTTTTTTGGCAATGGGTCGATTTTTAAAAAAAACTGAATTACACCAGGTGCAGCTTGGCAAATTTGCGTTTTCCGATCTGCACGATATCGCCTTCCTCGACGGTAACCTCCGCATTCGGGTCAGTGATTTTCTGCTCGTTCCATTTTACAGCCCCTTGTTGGATGCTTCGTCTGGCTTCTCCGTTGGATGACTGAAGCTGAAGATCCACCAGCAGCTTGCTCAGCCGGATGCTTCCATTGTCCAATGCCGATGTAGGCAATTCATATAGCGGAATGTCCTCCGGAAGGGAGTTCTGCTGAAACACCGTCTTGAAATGCTTCTCCGCTTCTTCGGCAGCCGCATCGCCGTGAAACATCCTGACAAACGTATACGCCAGCTTCATCTTAGCATCGCGCGGATGGATGCTCCCGTCGGCCATTCCCCGCTTCAAATCCGCGAGCTGCTCATTCGTTATATCGGTTGCCAATTCATAATACCGCACCATTAATGAATCCGGAATGGACATCGATTTTCCGTAAATTTCGTTAGGCTCCTCGTCTATCCCGATATAATTGCCCAGACTTTTGCTCATTTTCTGAACGCCGTCCAGCCCCTCCAAAATCGGCACGGTCATTGTAACCTGCTGTGAAATTCCATATTCCTTCTGCAGGGTGCGCCCCATCAGCAAATTGAATTTCTGATCGGTTCCGCCCAGCTCCACGTCGCTTTGCAGCGCAACCGAATCATATCCCTGCATGA carries:
- the tyrS gene encoding tyrosine--tRNA ligase, whose amino-acid sequence is MDWDQLSKEQQNEVNRQWDILCRGTAEIVPEEQFRQKLIHSVATNTPLKVKFGMDPSSPDIHVGHSVALHKLRQFQELGHTVQLIIGDFTGMIGDPTGKSETRKQLTKEEVQHNSETYQKQIYKILDSAKTKVYYNSDWLAPLNFADVVGLAAKVTVARMLERDDFSKRYAAEQPIHIHEFFYPLMQGYDSVALQSDVELGGTDQKFNLLMGRTLQKEYGISQQVTMTVPILEGLDGVQKMSKSLGNYIGIDEEPNEIYGKSMSIPDSLMVRYYELATDITNEQLADLKRGMADGSIHPRDAKMKLAYTFVRMFHGDAAAEEAEKHFKTVFQQNSLPEDIPLYELPTSALDNGSIRLSKLLVDLQLQSSNGEARRSIQQGAVKWNEQKITDPNAEVTVEEGDIVQIGKRKFAKLHLV